The following nucleotide sequence is from Nocardioides daedukensis.
GGGTGCCAACGTCTATGCCAAGGGCACCACCGACCCGGTGCTCCCCGAATATGCCAGCTTCGAGGTCGACGGGGTCACCGTGGCTGTCGTCGGTGCGGTCACCGAGACCACGTCGTCGCTGGTCTCGCCCGACGGCATCACCGAGATCGAGTTCGGCAACGCCGCCTCGGCGGTGAACCGGGTCGCCAACGAGCTCTCCGACGGCAACGTCGAGAACGGCGAGGCCGACGTGATCGTCGCGTCGTTCCACGCCGGTGCCTCCAAGGGCGCGGGCTCGGACTATGACGCCGAGGTCGCCAAGGGTGGCGAGTTCGCAGAGATCGCGAACCTCGACGCCGATGTCGACGTGATCTTCAACGGGCACACCCACCAGGTCTATGCCTGGGACGCGCCCGTGCCCGGCGTACAGGGCAGGACCCGTCCACTCGTGCAGACCGGTGAATATGGCGCCAACGTCGGCCAGGTCGAGGTCACCGTGGACAGGTCGACCGGAGCGGTCTCGGCCTACACCGCGAAGAACGTCGCACGGACGTCGGTCGCCGATGACGAGCTGGTCGCGAAGTATCCCCGGGTGGCCCAGGTCAAGGGCATCGTCGACGACGCGATCACCCATGCCGGAGAGGTCGGCAACGAGCCGGTCGGCGAGATCACCGCGGACATCACCACGGCCTACAACGGCACCACCCGCGACCAGCGTGGCGAGGAGTCCACGCTGGGCGAGCTCGTCGGCAACGCACTTCGTGACGGCCTGCCCGAGGGGATGACGGCCGACATCGGCATCGTCAACGCGGGCGGCGGCCTGCGCGCCGAGCTGCTGTTTGCGGGTGACACCACGAAGAATCCGGCCAACACCGACGGCGTCGTCACCTATGCCGAGGCCAACGCGGTGCTGCCGTTCGTCAACAACGTGTCGTTGGTGAAGCTGAAGGGGGCCGACCTCAAGGAGGCACTCGAACAGCAGTGGCAGCCGGCGACGAACTCGCGTCCGGTGCTCAACCTCGGCCTCTCGGACAACGTCCGGGTGACCACGGACGCATCCATGCCGCGAGGCGAGCGGATCACCTCGGTCATCGTCGACGGGGAGCCGCTGGACCTGGAACGGGTCTACACGATCTCGACCATCTCGTTCCTTGCCTCGGGTGGTGACAACTTCAGCGCCTTCGCCAAGGGTGAGGCCTCCGACACCGGCCTGGTCGACCGTGACCTGTGGATCAACTACCTGAAGACCCACAAGCCGATCTCGCCGGACTTCGCCCGTCAGCAGGTCAATGCTCCCGGCATGCCTGCCGAGGTCGTCGCCGGCGACTCGGTCTCGTTCGAGTTCACCGGCCTCGACCTGAACTCGCTGGGTTCGCCCACGAACGAGGCGGTCGAGGTGTTCCTCACCGGAGCCAACGGTTCCACCTCTGTCGGGACGTTCCCGGTCAGCGAGGGGACGGCCGCCGTCTCGTTCACGGCTCCGTCCGAGCTGGTGGGCAGCTACACGATCTCGGCGCGGGTGGCTCCGTCCGGGACCGAGGTGGGTCTGCCCGTCGCTGAGGGGCCGCCCGCACCGGTGACACTCTCCGCGACCGCCGAGCCGGTCGCCTATGGCAATAACGGCACCGTCGAGGTGAGTGTCACTCCGGCCGAGACGACCGGCACGGTGGACCTCCTCGACGGCGACACCGTCCTGGCCTCCGGCACCCTCGCGGACGGCTCGAGTTGGATCGAGTTCGATTCGACCGAGCTGGAGGTGGGCGGCAACGCACTGACCGTGCGCCACACGGACGGCGATGTGGTGAGCAGTGCACCGGTCGTGGTCACGGTCGAGAAGGCGACCGCGACGCTTGCGGCCACGGTGAACAACACCCGGCCAGCGGTCGGGGCCAACCGGGTGGTGGCGACTGCGACCGTCACCGCCGACGGCTTCGTCCCGACCGGATTCGTGGTCGCGTACGTCGACGGGAAGCTCGCCGGTGCCGGTGAGCTCGAGGACGGCAGCACCAGGATCAACCTGGGCACCTTCGGGACCCTGGGCGTCAAGGAGATCGAGTTGCTCTACGTCGGCAACGACACCACCGAGCAGGCCAGTGACGTCACCCGGGTCACGGTCGTCAAGGCGAGGACCACGACGAGCGTGAAGATCACGCCCTCGAAGGTCCGTGCCTCCAAGACCACCCCGACCGCGACGGTCCGGGTGACCAGCTGGAGGCAGAAGGTCAACGGCAAGGTGACTGTCCGGATCAGTGGCTTCTCCAAGACCGTGTGGCTCAAGAACGGCCGGGCCACCGTCAAGCTGCCGAAGATCGCCAAGGCGGGCAGGAAGCTCGTCGTCGCCGACTACCTGGGTGCGGCGAAGTTCGAGCCGTCCCGGGACTCGACGCAGTTCACCGTCCGCAAGTAGCAACCCGGTAGGACAGCAGCACCACCCGGCGCCCGGAGGGTCATCCCTCCGGGCGTCGGCGTGCGCCAGGAGATCAGTCAGCAGCAGCGAGGCGGAAGGCGGCCTGCACCAGGGTCAGGTGGCTGAACGCCTGCGGGAAGTTCCCGGCCATCCTTCGGTTGATCGGGTCATATTCCTCGGCCAGCAACCCCACGTCGTTGACGAGCGCGACGAGTCGGTCGAACAGCCGGTGTGCGTCGTCGAGTCGACCAGCAGCGACGAGCGCGGAGACCAACCAGAACGAGCAGGCGAGGAAGGGATGCTCGTCGCCGGCCAGCCCGTCGACACCCGACTCGGTGCGATAGCGCAGCAGGAATCCGTCGCGCAGCAGGTCGTTCTCCACGGCAGCGATGGTGCCCAGCATCCGCGGGTCATCTCCTTCGATGAAGCCGACCAGGGGCAGGACCAGCAGCGAGGCGTCGACCTCGGTGGTGTCGTAGTGCTGGGTGAAGGTGTTCCGCTCGGCGTTGAAGCCGCGCTCGAGCACCTCGGCACGCACCGCGTCCCGGATCTCGATCCACCGATCGAGGGAACACTCGAAACCGTGGTCCTGCGCGGCCCTGATCCCTCGGTCGAACGCAGCCCACACCATCACCCGGGAATGCGTGAAGTGGCGCAAGGGCCCCCGGATCTCCCACAGGCCGTTGTCGGGCTCCTGCCAGTGGGTGGCGAGGTCGTCGACCAGGGCGCGCTGCAGGTGCCAGGCGTCCTGGCTGGTCTCGAGCCCGGCCCGTCGGGCCACGTCCAAGGCGATCATCACCTCACCGAGGACGTCGCTCTGCTTCTGGTCCACGGCTCCGTTCCCGATCCGCACCGGTCGCGAGTCGGCGTAGCCCGGCAAGTGGTCCAGGGTGCGCTCGGGCAGCTCGCGGGATCCGTCGACGGTGTACATGATCTGCAGGTCCTCCGGGTCACCGGCGACCGCGCGCAGCAGCCAGTCACGCCAGAGCCCGGCCTCCTCGGTGAACCCGCCCGCCACCAGCGCCTCGAGGGTGAGGGAGGCGTCGCGGAGCCAGCAGAACCGGTAGTCCCAGTTGCGCTCGCCGCCGAAGTCCTCCGGCAGGGACGTGGTGGGCGCTGCGACGATTCCGCCGGTCGCCGAATGGGTCAGGTGCCGCAGGGTGACCAGGGACCGCACCACCACGTCGCGATGTGGCACGTCCTGGCGACAACGACTGGTCCAGGTCTCCGACTCCCGGATCGTCTCCTCGATCAGGGGTCGGTCCGCGATCGAGGCGGGAAGTTCGACCCAGGAGGGCACCCAGGTCAGAGAGAAGGTGAGCTCGTCGCCGGCAGAGACCTCGAACTCGTCACGGTGGGCGTGGTCCACGGCGTGGGGGAGTCGCGGGCCGCGCAGTGCCAGCTGGTCCGGCCCGGCGACGGCAACGATGACCTCGAGCTCGTCCACGTGGCGCCGGTGAACCCATGGCCGAACCTTGCCGTAGGCGGCCCGGACCACCCACTCGTGGCGCATCAGCACCGTGCCGGTCACTCCGGTGATGTGTCTGACCACGTCGGCGCGCCCGTCACCGATCGGCATGACGTCCAGGATCGTGACCGACCCGGTGGATGTGGTGAAGGTGGTCTCCAGCGCGGCCGAGTTGCCGACGTACCGCCTGGTGGTCTCGAACTCCTCGACCGGGCAGAACTGCCAGTGCCCGTGCTCCTCGGTGCCGAGCAGGGCGGCGAAGCAGGCCGGGGAGTCGAAGCGGGGCAGACAGAGCCAGTCGATGGAGCCGTTGCGACCGACCAGGGCCGCGGTGTTCCGATCGCCGAGCAGGGCATAGTCCTCGATGGGTTGTTGGGCCATGCCTGCCAAGGTATCCACATCGCTGTCGATGTGGTCGGCACGCGGTGATCTGTGTTCCCTGATGCACCCGCGGCGGGGCCGACTGGCCGGTCCTTGGGGAGCGGATGAATTTTGAGCCGTCGGCGTAGTGCTGCACGGGAAGAATTGGGGAACAGGTAGCGTTGCGTCATCAACACAAGGAGGACAGGCTCATGGTGCTGTTTCGTCGACTGCTCGGTGAGGTGCTTCGCACTCAGCGGATGCGTCGTGGCCTGACCCTGCGCGAAGTCTCTGCGGAGGCGCGGGTGAGCCTGGGCTACATCTCCGAGATTGAACGTGGTCAGAAGGAGGCTTCCTCCGAGCTCCTTGCCTCCCTGTGCAACGCCCTCGAGGTCCCGCTCTCCGAAGTGCTGCGCGACGTGAGCCACGCGGTGGCCGTCGAGGAACGCGCGCTCAAGATCGCCGCCACCCCGATTCCGGTGCGTGCGCGCGGCCGCGACGTGGTGGCTTCCGCGGCCTGACCGCAATATGTGGAGCGGCCTGACCGCAATGTGTGGAGCGGTCTGACCGCAGTTGGTAGAGCGGCCTGAGGTCAGTCAGCCGATCAGGTCGGGCTGGCACGACGGGCACCAGTACGCCGCCCGCTCGCGGCCGGGCTCGCCGATCATCGTCGTCCGGATCACCGTGCCGCACCGGTGACAGGGCAGGTCCGAGCGGCGGTAGACCCAGTTCTGCATGCCGTGCCGGGTGTTCCCGGTGGTCGTCTGCGTGCGCCGCTCCTTGTTGGCATCCAGCAGCGACTTGGCTCGAGCGACCAGGCGCGGCAGGCCGGTGACGGTGCCCATCGGGGCATCGGGACGGACACCGCTGAGGAAGCACAGCTCGTTGGCATAGAGGTTGCCGATCCCGGCCAGGTTCCGCTGGTCGAGCAGCGCTTCGATGACGGTTCGTTCCGGTGGCGAGGTGGAGAGTCGGCGTACGGCCTCATCGGGCTCCCACTCGCCGAGCAGGTCCGGACCGAGGTGTCCCACGACGGAGTCCTCGGCGTCGGTGGCCACGATCTCGAGGATGCCGAGCGAGAAACCGACGGCTATCCAGCGCGGGGTCCGCAGGATCACGCGGGCCTGCTCGACGGGTCGCTGCCACCGGGTTTCGGCACGATAGAGGTGCCAGGCGCCCTCCATCTTCAGGTGGGTGTGGATCGTGGTGTTCTCGCCGACGCGGGTGAGCAGGTGCTTTCCGCGCGAGACGGTGCCGTGGATCATCTCGCCGCGCAGGTCGAGCTCGGCCAGGGCGGGGACCCGGAAGTTGCTGAGGGTGACGCGGGCGCCGCTGAGCGCCTTGTCGAGGGCGCGTGCCGTGCGCCAGACGGTGTCGCCTTCAGGCACGGATCCGGAGTCCTCTCGGTGTGGCCACGAACCCGGCGTCCTGCAGGGCCTGGCGCAGCGGGGTGCTGGCGTCACCCAGGAGGGCGGTGCCGTCGGCCTTCTCGACCGTGAGCCTGCCCAGTGCACCACGTCGCACTGCTTCGGCGAGCGCTGTGCAGGCAGGTCCGAGCCGGTCGAGCGAATCGGTGAACGTGAGCAGGGTGCGTCCGCCCCGTTCGACATAGAGGGCCAGCGCCCCATCGACGAGTACCACCATCGCTCCGGCCTTGCGCCCGGGTCGGTGGCCGGCTTCCTCGGTGGTGCGCTCGGGCCAGGCGAGCGCGGCACCGAACGGATTGGCCGGGTCGGTGGCGGCCAGAGCCACGGCGAACGGCTTGTTGCCGTCGGGCAGGTCGACATACGTCCTGAGCCGGTCGACCGCACCGGCACTGCCGAACTGCGCGGCGCCGAGCCCCGCCACGAAGTAGCCCCGCCGGCAGCGGCCGGTCTCCTCGAAGGCGGAGAGCACCTTGTAGACGCCCGCGAAGCCGCCGGGGACGCGCTCGGCCGCGACCGCGCCACGGGTCACGATGCCGTGCCGTTCGAGGAGCGACTCGGCCTTGGCGTGCACGCGCCGGGTCGGGTCGAGGTCGAGCTCGGGCAGGAGCGCCCACCGGCCGGCGGTCGCCGGCGGACCGGATCGGCTCGGCATCGCAGCGCGGCCCCGGACCGGTCGGCCCCGGCTGGTGCTGACCCGCGGGGCGGCGCGTCGTGAACGATGAGCCGGCGTACCGGTCGAGGTGAGCGCGCGCAGCGGGGCGAGGGTGTCGTTGGTGACGCGCCCTGCCCAGACCAGGTCCCACAGGGCACTGGCCAGCGCTGCGTCGTTGGTGGAGCCGACCACCTGGCCGAGCTGCCGGAAGAACCAGGCACCCCCGGGCGCGAGAGCATCGAGGACGGCTTGGTGGTCGTCGCCGAGCTCGAGGTCGGTGGGCTCCGGCAAGGTCAGCGGCGCCTGGTCGGCCAGGTGCAGCGACACCCAGCCATCTGAACCCGGCAGGACGCCGTGTCCGGACCAGACGACCTCGCCGGTGGCGGTGAGCTCGTCGAGCATGGACGGCTCGTAGTCACTCACCCGCGTCGACAGCACGAGCGGCTCCAGCGCGGAGGCCGGCACCGGACAGCCGGCGAGCTGCTCGATCGCGGACAGCACGCCGTCGATGCCGCGCAGGTTGCCCCGAGTCTGCGCCGTGGACAGGTGCTGCCACTGGGGCAGGAACCTGCCCAGCACCTCGGGCTCGACGGGCTCGGCCTCCTTGCGGAGCCTGGCCAGGGAGCGGCGCCGCAGCTTGCGCAGCACCTCGGCCTCGCACCACTCGTCGCCGGAACCGTGGGGCCGGAACTCACCCTCGAGAACGCGGCCCGACCCGGCCAGTCGGAGCAGCGTCTGGCGGGCCACCGCGACACCTACGCCGAGGTGCGCAGCGGCGTCGGCGGTGGTGAACGGACCGTGGGTGCGGGCATAGCGTGCGACCAGGTCGCCGAGCGGATCCTCGACCGGCTCGGTGAAGACATCAGGGGTGCCCGGGGGGACCGGCACACCGAGTCCGTCGCGCAAGCGGGCGACATCCTCGATCGCGGTCCACCGGAGCTCGCCGGCCATCCGAACCTCGACGACACGGCGTACGTCGGAGAGCGACTCGAGCCAGCTGGTGACGTCAGCTCCGTCGACACTGCGCTCGGCGACTTGGCCGACCGTCAGCGGGCCGAGCAGCCGGAGCAGGTCGGCCACGCCCTCGGCGTCGCGTGCCCGACGGTCCGGGGCGAGGCGCTGCAGCTCGGCCTCGACCTCGGTGAGGACGTCGGGGTCGAGCAGCTCGCGCAGCTCGGCGCGGCCCAGCAGCTCGGCCAGCAGGCCCTGATCGAGGGTGAGCGCGGCAGCGCGGCGCTCGGCGATGGGGGAGTCGCCCTCATAGACGAACTGGGCGACGTAGCCGAACAGGAGGCTCTGCGCATAGGGAGAGGGGCGCTGGGTGGCCACGTCGATCACCCGGATCTCCCGGCGGTCGATCCGGCCCAGCAGGGTGACCAGGCTGGGCAGGTCGTAGACGTCCTGGAGCACCTCGCGCACGGCCTCGAGGACGATCGGGAACGACGGATATTTCACGGCGACCTCGAGCAGCTGTGCCGAACGCTGTCGTTGCTGCCACAGCGGGGAGCGACGACCGGGATCGCGGCGGGGCAGCAGCAGGGCACGCGCGGCGCACTCGCGGAAGCGGCTGGCGAACAGCGCCGAGCCGCCCACCTCGGTGGTGACCAGGTCCTCGATCTCGTCGGTCGCGAAGACCACGATGTCCCCGCTCGGGGGCTCGGCGTCGGTGTCGGGGATGCGCAGCACGATGCCGTCGTCGGAGGCCACCGCGGACGCCTCGACGCCGTAGCGCTCGCGCAGGCGTGCATTGATGGCCAGCGCCCAGGGGGCATGGACCGGCGTGCCGTAGGGGGAGTGCACCACCAGGCGCCAGTCACCGAGCTCGTCACGGAACCGCTCCACCAGCACCGTGGTGTCGCTGGGCAGCACGGAGGTGGCCTCGCGCTGCTCGGTGAGGTAGCCGACCAGGTTTCCGGCCGCCCAATCGTCCAGTCCCTGTTCCCGGGCCAGGGAGACGGCCTTGGCCGGAGTGAGTGCACCCAGATCGCGGGTGAACCGTCCGATCGCCTCGCCGAGCTCGGCCGGGCGGCCCAGGGTGTCGCCCTTCCAGAACGGCAACCGGCCCGGGATGCCGGGCGCGGGTGTGACCAGGACGCGGTCGTGGGTGATGTCCTCGATCCGCCAGCTGGTCGCGCCGAGGGCGAAGATGTCACCGACCCGTGACTCGTAGACCATCTCCTCGTCGAGCTCGCCGACGCGGTTCACCTTCTCGCCGACCAGGAAGACCCCGAACATGCCACGGTCGGGGATCGTCCCGCCGCTGGTGACCGCGAGGCGCTGCGCCCCCGGGCGCCCGGTGATCCGACCGGTGACCCGGTCCCACACGATCCGCGGGCGGAGCTCGGCGAACTCGTCGCTCGGATATCTGCCGCTGAGCAGGTCGAGGGTCGCGTCGAAGGCGGAGCGGGGCAGCGCCGCGAAGGAGGCGGTACGCCGAGCCAGCGCGAAGAACTCATCAACGTCCCACTCGTCCAGGGCGGTGGCGGCGACGACCTGCTGGGCCAGGACGTCGAGGGGGTTGGTCGGCACCCGCAGCGACTCGATCGCCCCGGACCGCATCCGCTCGACGGCGACCGCGGTCTGGGCCAGGTCGCCCCGGTGCTTGGGGAACAGGACTCCACGCGAGGTCTCGCCGACCTGGTGCCCGGCCCGACCCACGCGCTGCAGTGCGCTGGCCACACTGGGTGGGGACTCGATCTGGATGACCAGGTCGACCGCGCCCATGTCGATGCCGAGCTCCAGCGAGCTGGTCGCCACGACTGCGGGGATCCGGCCCCGCTTGAGGTCGTCCTCGATCGCGGCGCGCTGCTCCTTGGAGACCGAACCGTGGTGTGCCTTGGCGATGATCGTCGCGGCGCCTGTGCTGGTGCCCGACTGCGCCTCCACCGCGGACGGCCTGCCCGTCGTGAAGGAGCTGTGTGCGGTCGAGGTCTCGGTGTCGTCGGCCGCGTGCTCGGACTCGTCTGGGTCGGGTGGGGCGAGCTCCTCGCCGGAGGCGGCGTGGTCACGGGCCTGGTCGCGGACAAGGTCGCGGGCGTGGTCGCGGGCCTCGGCGCGCTCCGTGGCGATCTCGTTGAGTCGGGCAGTCAGCCGCTCGGCGAGGCGGCGGGAGTTGGCGAAGACGATGGTGGAGCGATGCTGCTCGATGAGGTCGACCACGCGCTCCTCGACATGGGGCCAGATCGAGGAGCGGCTGGGGGCGCTGGAGGCCGGGCCCTCGAGGTCGTCCTCGATCACCTGGCCGATCTGGGCCATGTCCTCGACCGGGACCACCACCTTGAGGTCCCAGGTCTTCTCCGAGGCGGGCGCCACGATCTCGACCGGGCGGGAGCCACCCAGGTAGCGCGCCACCTCGTCCAGGGGACGCACGGTCGCAGAGAGGCCGATCCGCTGGGCGGGCTTGTCGAGAAGCTCGTCCAGGCGTTCCAGGGACAGGGCCAGGTGGGCGCCGCGCTTGCTCCCGGCCACGGCGTGCACCTCGTCGAGGATCACCGTCTCGACCCCGCGCAGAGCCTCGCGGGCCTGAGAGGTGAGCATCAGGAAGAGGGACTCGGGAGTCGTGATCATGATGTCCGGCGGAG
It contains:
- a CDS encoding Lhr family ATP-dependent helicase, with the protein product MAALEQFSEPTRAWFSAAFAEPTPAQDGAWTSIGAGHHSLVVAPTGSGKTLSAFLWSIDRLLTSEPIDKKHRCRVLYVSPLKALAVDVERNLRAPLTGIRHTADRLGTTTREVTIGLRSGDTSAADRRRLVTTPPDIMITTPESLFLMLTSQAREALRGVETVILDEVHAVAGSKRGAHLALSLERLDELLDKPAQRIGLSATVRPLDEVARYLGGSRPVEIVAPASEKTWDLKVVVPVEDMAQIGQVIEDDLEGPASSAPSRSSIWPHVEERVVDLIEQHRSTIVFANSRRLAERLTARLNEIATERAEARDHARDLVRDQARDHAASGEELAPPDPDESEHAADDTETSTAHSSFTTGRPSAVEAQSGTSTGAATIIAKAHHGSVSKEQRAAIEDDLKRGRIPAVVATSSLELGIDMGAVDLVIQIESPPSVASALQRVGRAGHQVGETSRGVLFPKHRGDLAQTAVAVERMRSGAIESLRVPTNPLDVLAQQVVAATALDEWDVDEFFALARRTASFAALPRSAFDATLDLLSGRYPSDEFAELRPRIVWDRVTGRITGRPGAQRLAVTSGGTIPDRGMFGVFLVGEKVNRVGELDEEMVYESRVGDIFALGATSWRIEDITHDRVLVTPAPGIPGRLPFWKGDTLGRPAELGEAIGRFTRDLGALTPAKAVSLAREQGLDDWAAGNLVGYLTEQREATSVLPSDTTVLVERFRDELGDWRLVVHSPYGTPVHAPWALAINARLRERYGVEASAVASDDGIVLRIPDTDAEPPSGDIVVFATDEIEDLVTTEVGGSALFASRFRECAARALLLPRRDPGRRSPLWQQRQRSAQLLEVAVKYPSFPIVLEAVREVLQDVYDLPSLVTLLGRIDRREIRVIDVATQRPSPYAQSLLFGYVAQFVYEGDSPIAERRAAALTLDQGLLAELLGRAELRELLDPDVLTEVEAELQRLAPDRRARDAEGVADLLRLLGPLTVGQVAERSVDGADVTSWLESLSDVRRVVEVRMAGELRWTAIEDVARLRDGLGVPVPPGTPDVFTEPVEDPLGDLVARYARTHGPFTTADAAAHLGVGVAVARQTLLRLAGSGRVLEGEFRPHGSGDEWCEAEVLRKLRRRSLARLRKEAEPVEPEVLGRFLPQWQHLSTAQTRGNLRGIDGVLSAIEQLAGCPVPASALEPLVLSTRVSDYEPSMLDELTATGEVVWSGHGVLPGSDGWVSLHLADQAPLTLPEPTDLELGDDHQAVLDALAPGGAWFFRQLGQVVGSTNDAALASALWDLVWAGRVTNDTLAPLRALTSTGTPAHRSRRAAPRVSTSRGRPVRGRAAMPSRSGPPATAGRWALLPELDLDPTRRVHAKAESLLERHGIVTRGAVAAERVPGGFAGVYKVLSAFEETGRCRRGYFVAGLGAAQFGSAGAVDRLRTYVDLPDGNKPFAVALAATDPANPFGAALAWPERTTEEAGHRPGRKAGAMVVLVDGALALYVERGGRTLLTFTDSLDRLGPACTALAEAVRRGALGRLTVEKADGTALLGDASTPLRQALQDAGFVATPRGLRIRA
- a CDS encoding helix-turn-helix domain-containing protein, whose amino-acid sequence is MVLFRRLLGEVLRTQRMRRGLTLREVSAEARVSLGYISEIERGQKEASSELLASLCNALEVPLSEVLRDVSHAVAVEERALKIAATPIPVRARGRDVVASAA
- a CDS encoding Fpg/Nei family DNA glycosylase, with the translated sequence MPEGDTVWRTARALDKALSGARVTLSNFRVPALAELDLRGEMIHGTVSRGKHLLTRVGENTTIHTHLKMEGAWHLYRAETRWQRPVEQARVILRTPRWIAVGFSLGILEIVATDAEDSVVGHLGPDLLGEWEPDEAVRRLSTSPPERTVIEALLDQRNLAGIGNLYANELCFLSGVRPDAPMGTVTGLPRLVARAKSLLDANKERRTQTTTGNTRHGMQNWVYRRSDLPCHRCGTVIRTTMIGEPGRERAAYWCPSCQPDLIG
- a CDS encoding glycoside hydrolase family 15 protein; protein product: MAQQPIEDYALLGDRNTAALVGRNGSIDWLCLPRFDSPACFAALLGTEEHGHWQFCPVEEFETTRRYVGNSAALETTFTTSTGSVTILDVMPIGDGRADVVRHITGVTGTVLMRHEWVVRAAYGKVRPWVHRRHVDELEVIVAVAGPDQLALRGPRLPHAVDHAHRDEFEVSAGDELTFSLTWVPSWVELPASIADRPLIEETIRESETWTSRCRQDVPHRDVVVRSLVTLRHLTHSATGGIVAAPTTSLPEDFGGERNWDYRFCWLRDASLTLEALVAGGFTEEAGLWRDWLLRAVAGDPEDLQIMYTVDGSRELPERTLDHLPGYADSRPVRIGNGAVDQKQSDVLGEVMIALDVARRAGLETSQDAWHLQRALVDDLATHWQEPDNGLWEIRGPLRHFTHSRVMVWAAFDRGIRAAQDHGFECSLDRWIEIRDAVRAEVLERGFNAERNTFTQHYDTTEVDASLLVLPLVGFIEGDDPRMLGTIAAVENDLLRDGFLLRYRTESGVDGLAGDEHPFLACSFWLVSALVAAGRLDDAHRLFDRLVALVNDVGLLAEEYDPINRRMAGNFPQAFSHLTLVQAAFRLAAAD